ACCCTACGCAAGATGATGGGTGACCGCAAGTCCGAGTACTGGAAGGGACCCAACGCCGAGAAAAATCAGGCACGGTACCGTGATCTGACCACTGCACTATCGAAAGGAAGGTGACCCATGGGCGCAAATAAAGAGTACAACGCACCGGTGCGAATCGGCGGCGAGGACTACGAGACCGTCGCGGCCTCGCAGACGGACCAAGTGCTCGGGACCACCGGCAGTGTCGGTGACTTCCTCGGGCGCCTGATCATCACGGCCAGCACGGCAGCGACAGCCACCGTCAGCATCAAGGACGGCAGCGGCAGTGCCATCCCGATCTGCCCTGCGTTGGCCGCCGCCGGTGTGTTCGTCGTCGAACTGGGTATCCGCTCGACATCGGGCGCGTGGAAGGTCACCACCGGCGCCGGGGCCACCGTCGTCGCTATCGGCAAGTTCTCGGTGTAAGCGATGGCCTTCGGTCTCGACCCCGGCAAACTGGGCTTTAAGCTTGGGGACGTTCTTGTAGGCCTGAAGTCAGGCACCACGGACGTCCCTGAGACAATCGTCTCGGACCAAGGCCGGCTGCACGTACTGGGCTATGTCTGGGACCCGAGCGGCTTGGCCTATGTGCTGCCGACAGTGGACGCCGGGGGAGGGTTGCTGGTACACGTGACCAACACGAACGACGAGGCGCAGCTCACCGTACGCCTCGACGATGTGGGTGGTGGGGTGGTGTATGTTGGGCACGCCGCGATCAGCGCCGCCGAGGCGTCTTCGGTGTGGCGCATTAAAAAGATTTTGACAGTAGGGGGCCTAACAAGCATACTCTGGCCCAGCGATAGCACGTTCACGCACAGGTGGGATCAGCGCGCCGCGTTGTCCTACGCATAAAAGGAGGGTACCCCCATGGCACAAGGCACGTTCAAATGGTTCGCGCAAGGTCTGCACGATCTAGGCAACAAAATCCACGACCTCGACGGCGACGACTGGCGTATGGGTATCGTCACTGGCGTCACGCCTACGGTCGCAACGGCAGCGCCGCATTGGGGCGGCACAGGCACGACTAACTATGCTACGAGTCAAGTGGCGACAGCCGGCACCAGCTACACCGGACCGATCGTTCTGACCGCCGAGGCTTGGGCGCTGAATGCGACCGGCGCGGCGATGGACTGCGCTGATATTTCCTTGGCGCAAGATGCCAGCGGCTTCACGAACGGCGCCTACGGCATCGTCTACAACAACACCGACGCCAACAAACGGGCCGTTGGATACCTCGAAATCTCCTCGACCAACGCGGCTTCACTCGTGGCCGGCGCGATCAACCTCACGATGAATGCTTCCGGCGTTCTCGCGCTGTCGCAGGCTTAATCATGGCCACCTACGCAGAGATGTTCGACATTGCCTCGAAGAACCTTATTCGAGATAAAATTACCGTGGCGGTAGCGATGCAGGCTGAGGTTATCCGCAAGGAACTCGATACGGTCACGAATCACGCCAATCGTCTGATCTGGGCGAAGACCGCGCTGATTGCTCCGCACGAAATGGCCTCTAAAATAATGTGGGCTATTGTCGTGCAGAACGCGGCTTTCACTTCGGCGCAGATCACAGGCGCATCGGATGCTGCGGTGCTTGCTGCGGTAGCCGCGACGGTCGATCTGTTCGCAACAGGGGCATAACATGACCACGCTCAACCCAGCATACGGCACGTACACGGCAATGACCGTGACGAACCTGCAGTCGCTGGCTATTGACACGACAGACCCATACGCAGGTTGGCAATCGGCGCGGGTTGATAACCAAACGTCAGTCAAGGCCGATGACTTCGAGGTGCAGATTCTGCTTTCAACGGCAGCGACTGCTCCGGCGAACGACTCGCTGGTTTATGTCTATGTGGTGCCCTGGGTCTATGACGGGTCGGCGTGGACTCCCGCTGCTAATTTCGGGACGACTACCAGGCCGACAGGCAGCGAAGGCACGGCCAGCATATCTGATCCGAACTCGATGAAGCTCGCCGCTGTGCTGCCGTACAAGATCACGTCGCAGCCGATTGACGGGTTCTTCAACATCGCTGCATTGTTTGGCGGCATCGTGCCGGACGGCTGGAGTCTTGCCCTGCGCAACAACTGCGGCGCGGCGCTGGGTACTGGCTGCGTTGTGGCGTATCGCTCGATTACCTACACGAACGCATAAGGCCGCGAGATGGGACTCGCCCGTTTCGCTCTGGCAAACGCAGGCCAGCCACAGTACGAGGCGCAGCTTGACCGGAGCAATCCGCTTGTCAGTCGGTTACGCTATGCGCAGCTCGGGTCGAGTTTGCGGGACGCTGTTTCTGGTCGTTTTGGCGTTGATAGCGGAGGGTCAACAAAAGCTGTCGGCCTAAAAGGGGGTACGCGTGAGTTCGTTCCGGCGAGCAATCAGTACGTAAACCTCGGCACGAAGGACATCTGTTCGGGCTATCCCCTGACGGTAGCTAGCTGGATACGATGGGACGACGTAAGCGCGACTGGGTTCGTCGCGTACTCGCTCAATGACACGAACTGTAGCGCGATTCTTGGCGCGCTTGGAGGGAGTGGGTGGGCGGCAAACGCGTCCTCGGCACCAGGATATCTGCAAAAAGGAGCACAAGCAACCGGGCTGAATCATTTCGTAACAATCCACCGAAACGGCACATGGGATATTTATATCAATGGTGTAATTCAGCCGAATGGCGGAACCGTATCGGCGTGGGGGCAGCCGGCGGCCGGTAATCATAGTATCGGCGGGCGGTTAGGCGGGGCCAGTTTAAGGCCTATGGATGGGCAGGTTCAAGACTTGCAGGTGTATCAAGGCGAACTGACCCCGACAGAAGTACAATCCCTCTATCGTAATCATTGGCAGATTTGGCAAGCTCCCGGCCCAAGCTTTGTTTTCCCGCTTCCAGCCGCCGTTGGTGGTGACTTAAACGTATCAGGCACGCTCGGCACAGCGACTGCTGCAGGCTACCTCGCAACCGTTGACCGTAAGTTGGAATTCACGACGACCTTGGGTACCGCGACGGCGGATGGGGCTACCGCGACAGTCAATCGTAAGTTGGAATTCACGACGGCCTTGGGTACCGCGACGGCGGATGGGGCTACCGCGACAGTCAGATGGTCCGAACTTGGAATTCCCGACGAACGCTGGGCACCGCGACGGCGGATGGGGCTACCGCGACAGTGCAGGATGGTGCCAACCTGAACATCTCCACGACCTCGGCACAGCGACGGCGGATGGGGCTACCGCGACAGTCAATCGTAAGCTGGAATTCACGACGACCTTGGGTACCGCGACGGCGGACGGGGCCCCCGCGACAGTCAATCGTAAGCTGGAATTCACGACGACCTTGGGTACCGCGACGGCGGATGGGGCTACCGCGACAGTCAATCGTAAGCTGGAATTCACGACGACCTTGGGTACCGCGACGGCGGACGGGGCCCCCGCGACAGTCAATCGTAAGCTGGAATTCACGACGACCTTGGGTACCGCGACGGCGGATGGGGCTACCGCGACCGTGCAGACTGGTGCCGACCTCAACATCTCCGCAACGCTCGGCACAGCGACGGCGGACGGGGCCCCCGCGACAGTCAATCGTAAGCTGGAATTCACGACGACCTTGGGTACCGCGACGGCGGACGGGGCTACCGCAAACGTAAGCAACGACGCGTTCACATTCACGACAACGGAGATGGACGAAATCGCACGCCGGCTGCTGACGAACTACCCCTGGCTGGTGAAACTCAAAGTCGTCTTGGACGCCCTCTAGGAGGCCTTATGGAAAAATCTCTCGTCTCGATCTCCCGTAAATGGCACGAGCCATTCGTCCGCGTCGACGTGACCGACGTCGGGATTGGGGTCACCACGACCCTGACCGACTTCATCACGGCACTGGCCACAGAGCTCAAGGCGCCCCCTGAGCAACTCCTCGCCGCCGCGGAAGTGGTGTGTGAAGGGCTGAAGCTGGAAACCCGCAAGGCGATGTAGAACGAAATACAGTTGCGATTCCTGAAACAAGCCGGTATAACGAAAACTGCAACCTGAGCCACGGCACCAGAGGCACTGAGCCTGATCCCGAAAGGGGCACCCAGACAGACATGACGACGGACACCCCAGCAGCGATGGGCACCTGAACATCTCTTCTCAATTCTATGGAGGCCGCCATGGCTGACACCGCATATCAAACCCAGTACCGCGATGAATTCATCGCGGGCTTCGAACAGCGTCAATCCCTTGTACGTGGTACCACGACCACGGAAGCTGAAGTCAAGGGCAATCAAGCGGTATTCCTCGTTGCTGACTCCGGCAATGCGCAAGCGGTAACCCGCGGCGTCAATGGCCTGATCCCGGCACGTGCTGACAACCTGAACCAATACACGGCTACCCTGGCCGAGTGGCATGATCTGGTTCGTCGTAACAGCTTCAACCTGTACGCCTCGCAAGGCGACGGTCGCCGTATCATGCAAGAAACCACGATGGGCGTGCTCAACCGCAAGGTCGACGCGGACATCATCGCGCAGCTGGAAACCGGCACCCAAGACACCGGCGCCGCCGCAACGGGCTCCTTGGCCTTGGCCATGTACGGCCTCACGATCTTGGGCAACAACGCAGTCCCGCTGGACGGCAATATCAGCGCCCTGATCACCCCGGCGTTCTACGCGTACTTGATGCAGACGAAGGAATTCACCAATGTCGACTACGTGAACAACAAACCCTTCGAGAATGGCATGACCATGTTCCGTTGGGCTGGTGTGAACTGGATCGTGCATCCGAACCTGACCGGCAAAGGCACCGCAGCTGAGAAGTGCGTCATGTACCACAAATCGGCCATCGGCCACGCGTGCGATCTGACCACGATCCAGTCGGCGGTCGGTTACGACGAAGAGCAGGATTACAGCTTCGCGCGCGCCACCGCGTTCATGGGCTCCAAGCTGCTGCAAAACAGCGGCGTGGTCATTATCAACCACGACGGTTCGGCTTACGCTGCGCAGTAATTAACTAGCCCCGGGGGCGACCTCGGGGCCTGACGAAAGGAAACATCATGGCATACAATGGCGCAAATCTCTCGCTGGTGTCCAACGCCCCGCTCACGGGTGCTGGGCAAATCTGGCGCTACACTGAAGCCACCGTACTCGGCAACATCGACGCGGCTGACTACTTCACCGACGCGGGCTCGCGCGGCATGAAGGTCGGCGACATCCTGTGGCACTACGACACCACCACACCGGCGGCTGTCGTAGTCTCCAGTCACGTTGTCAATACGGTCTCCTCGACCTACCCTGGCGCCGCAAACGTCAGCGTTGGCGTCGTGATCGGTACCGGCGGCACGTCGGGCGATTAAGCTTTACCCAAACCCTCACTCGGATACGTACCGGGTGAGGGTTTTCCTCAACTCTTGGAGTCGTTATGCCAAAAGCAATCTTGCAGAATGGGGTTACCCAAGCGGATTATGCGCGCGTCATCTGGCGCATTACCCCTGAACCCGGCACCACCCCCGAGGATGTTCTCGTCCCGAGCTACTACACCCACATCGCCAAGCAGCTCAAGCCTGGCGCGCGGATCGAGGTCGCTCCCGCAGACGGCACGTGGCTCGCTGAGCTGTACGTCCGCAGCGCCGACGGCAATTCCGCAAGGGTTGCCTTGCTTGCGCTCTACCAGTTCAACGGCGAGCAGCCCAGCACGGAACAATATGAGGTGAAGCACCGCGGCCCTCGTGGCTGGAGTGTGGTGCGTATCAGCGACAAAAAGGCCGTCTTCGAAAATGGCGTTGCCAAGGAAGATGCTGAGAAATGGGTGACTGACCAGAGTCTCGCGTAAATGACTACTAAACTGAGCCTCTACAATGGCGCGCTTCTCGAATGCGGGGAGCGTCCCCTCGCAGACCTCAGTGAAGTAGGGCAGCCTCGTCGCCTGCTTGACCAGGCCTGGGACGCCGATTTTGTGGATTACGTCCTCGGGCAAGGTCAGTGGAAATTCGCAACTCGAACGGCGGAACTGGTGGCTTCGACCACAGTGCAGCCCCCGTTCGGGTACGCGAAGGCCTACGACATCCCGGTCGATCTGGTGCGGACTGTCGGGCTCTGCTCCGACGAGTTCATGACCGAGCCTCTCTTGGCGTACGACACAGAGCAGGGCTACATTTTCAGCGACGTGGAGCCGATCTACCTCTCCTACGTCAGCAACGACACCGACTACGGCGGCGATCTGTCCCGCTGGCCCCCGGACTTCGTGCAGTATGTGCACGCCTGTTTGGCCAGCCGGATCATCAAGCCGCTGAACCAGAGCGAGAGTGATCGCAAGACGCTTTATTCGCTCGTGAAGATGCGGCTCACCGACGCCCGATCAAGTAACGCGATGGAGGGGCCGACCAAGTTCCTCCCGATGGGCACGTTCGTTCGCGCGCGAATGGGGCGCGGCGGTAGCCGTATCGACCGTGGGCGTCGCAACCGGTTGATCGGGTAATATGGACTCCAGGCCGATTCTCCTCGCCTTTAACCGAGGACTCGTGTCTCGGCATGCCCTCTCTCGCGTCGACCTGAAGCGGATGGCACTCTCCGCGGAGACACAGACCAACTGGATGCCCCGCGTTCTGGGATCGATGTCCCTGCGCAACGGCACTCGGCTGATTCGCGAAACACGAAACAACCTGCCCGCAGTGCATTTGTCGTTTGTCTACTCGATCTCGGACACCGCGGTCCTTGAGCTGACGGACTACGCGATGCGTGTCGCGATCAACGACGTGATCATCTCGCGCCCGGATGTGGACACCCTCGTAACGAATGGCGACTTTATCACCGACCTTTCTGGTTGGACGGACTCGGACGAATCCGGGGCGTCGTCCACATGGAGCGCTACTGTCGCGATGTCGCTACTCGGTACCGGGCTGAACTACGCGATCCGTGACCAGCAGGTAACCGTCGCGCTGGCGGATCGGGGCGTCGAGCACGCCCTCGAGATCGTCGTCAAACGAGGCACCATGGAGCTGAGCATCGGAACAGCGCTTGGCGGCACGACCCTCGTTTCCGCGATGAAGCTCCGGGAAGGCGCGCACTCTATCGCGTTCACTCCGACCACGGCGAGCGTCTATGTCCGTTTGGCTGCGAACGACACCACCGCGGTGCTTGTCGACTCCTGCCAGATCGCGATGCCTGGCGACATGGTGCTGACCACCCCTTGGGCGGAGAGCGACCTCTCAGACATCCGTGCCGACCAGTCGGGGGACGTCACGTTCACCGCAGACGGCGGCAGCCGACAACAACGGATCGAGAGGCAGGCTCCGCGGTCTTGGTCCGTCGTGTCGTATTTCGCCGAGGATGGCCCCTTTCTGTCCGAGAATCTAACCACGATCCGTATGAGTGTGGCGGCGCTGTCCGGCAGCACGACACTTACCGCTTCGCGCGACTTCTTTACCGCCAGCAACGTCGGCTCCTTGTTCCGGCTCGCGTCGGCTGGGCAAACCGTATTGTCTACCCTTGTGGCCGAGGATACCTACACCTCCTACATCCGGGTCACGGGTGTTGGCGCCGGCCGAAGCTTTGCCATAACCCTGACGGGCACATGGGTCGGCACCCTGACCCTGCAGCGCTCCGTTACCGAGCCTGGCGACTGGACGACCGTCACGACCTACACGGCGGGGACCAACACGACCTACGACGATACCCTAGCCAACCAGGTTATCTACTACCGGATCGGCTTCCGTACGGGCGCCTTCACCTCGGGCAGTGTGGCCGCGAGCCTTATCTACTCTTCAGGCACGATCGAAGGGATCGGCATCGTTACAGGATACACCAACGCGAAAAACGTCAGCCTCGATGTCCTCCGCGACTTCGGTAGCACCTCCTTGACCGCCAGCTGGTGGGAAGGGGCGTGGTCTCCACGCCGTGGTTGGCCTTCCGCGGTTGTGCTCCATGACGGGCGCCTCTGGTGGGCCGGTAAAGACCGGATCGCGGGCTCCGTCTCGGACGCGTTCGATAGCTTCGACGATACCGTCGAGGGCGACTCTGGGCCGATATTCCGGACGATCGGATCAGGCCCGGTTGATACGATCAACTGGCTCGTGTCCCTCAGCTCGATGCTGGTGGGCGGGCAAGGGCGAGAGTTCGTGGCCAAAGCCAGCTCGCTGGATGAGCCTCTGACTCCGACAGCGTTCACGTTGAAGACCGCGGGGACGCTGGGCTCCGCGGCGATTCGTGCGGTGCAGCTGGACGCCAGCGCGGTTTATGTCCACCGCAACGGCTCCCGGGTTTATGAGATTTCACTCGACGGCGCCACATACAACTATACCTCGAACGACTTGACGTCCGTGGTTCCCGAGATCGGCGCCACGGGCTTTGTCCGGATCGCCGTACAACGGGTGCCTGATACCCGAATCCACTGTGTCCGCGCGGATGGTACTGCCGCGATCCTGGTGTTCGACCGGATCGAGAAGGTCACCTGCTGGGTTCTGTACGAGACCGACGGGGTCATTGAGGATGTCGTGATCACTCCTTCGGTCAATAGCGAGGACGTGGTGCAATACACCGTCGCCCGCACCGTCAACGGAGCAACGAAGCGCTATTTTGAAAAATGGTCCCTAGACTCCGAGGCCGTCGGTGCCGCGACAACCGTACTCACCGACGCGAGTATCGAGTACACCGGGGCCTCGACGGCAACGATCACCGGGCTTGGGGCGCACGAGGGCGAAACCGTCGTGGTCTGGGGCAACGGGAAAGACTTGGGCTCGTACGTCGTCACCGGTGCCCAGATCACGCTCTCCGAAGCCGTGACGTACGCCTGTATCGGGAAGCCCTACACGGCGCAGTTCAAGAGCGCACGGTTCGCCGAAGCGTCCGAGATCGCCCTCGGGCAGAACCAGCAAATTCACCACGTCGGGCTGCTTCTGGCCGACACGCACGCGCAAGGCATCCGGTTTGGCCAGGACTTCGCGCACATGGACAGCCTGCCCCAGATGGAAGAGGGCGTGCAAGTCGATCAAGACTCGATCTGGAGCACTTACGTTTACGACTCGATCCCTGTCGAGGGCTCGTGGACAAACGACACCCGGCTCTGCCTCGAGGCGTCGAGCCCCCGCTGCTGTACCGTATCCGCGGCAGTCGTCTCGGTGACCGGCCATGGCAAGTAATACGGTATTCCGCCCCGCTACCCGAGAGGACGCGGCCCGGTTCTATAAAGGCATCCCACAACTCTCGTTCCGAGGGTGGGTGGCCGAGCAAGGCGGCAAGATCGCCGCGATCGGGGGCGTCTCTTATGAGGGGGGCCGCCCGGTGGCGTTCAGTGAGATTACCGACGCCTTCAGGAACAGCAAGAAAGACGTGGCAAAAGGGTGTAGAATCCTGATGCGGATGATTGATACAATACGTGGCCCGGTGTACGCTGTCGCGCACCCGGGGGAATCAACCTCCGCGTATCTGCTTATCAAGCTTGGATGGCGCCCGACAGGGCGGTTTACCGAGCTCGGTGAGCTCTTAGTGAGGGAGTAAGCCATGTTCATGGCACCGTTATTGACGTCCATGGGGATGGCCGCGAGCACCGCGGCTACCGTCGGCACTGTGGCCAGCGTGGCCGGCGCGGCGATGACCGTGCTTGGGGGGGTCAGCCAAGCCAACGCGGCCAACGATGCCGCGAAGTACAACGCCGAGAGCGCGCGCAACGCAGCGCAGACGAACAAGAACATGCTCGACGCGAAGGCCACCCAAGAAGAGGCGGTCTCTCAAGTCGCGGCGACTCAGAAGCGGAAGGACTTGGAGCTTCGGCTCTCCCGCGCGTATGCCGTTGCGGCCTCCCAAGGCGGCGGGGCCCCGCCCGAGTCCTTGATCCGCGGGCTGATCGATAAAGGCGAGACCGCAGCGTGGTACGACCTCTATTCAGGAACAGAGAAAGCGAAGACCCTCCGGTTCCAAGGCGAATCGGGGCTCGACACGGCGATCCGTCAAGGCGACGCGAATGTCGCGCACACCAAGTCGGCGGCCAACGCGACGATCATGGGCAGTGTGGTGAAAGGTGCGAGCATGCTGTCCTTCGCGCCTGGCGCGCCCCCGGGGATCGACGCCGGCGTGACGGACTACACAGGGTCCTACACCCGCAACGGGCCTTTCGACGCTCGCACGTTTTCTGGGCAGATATACGACTAATGGCTAAACTCCCTTCAGCAGCAGATTTCAACGAGGGGCTCCCGCAAACGCGAGGCGCCAATTCTGTGCAGGCTGTGCAGGTGCAGCCTGATCTCGCCACCGGCCGGATGCTTGAGGGCGTCGGCGAGCTCGTCTACAAAGAGTCCCAGAAGCTTGACGGACTCCAAGCCGAAGAAGCCCTGAGCAAGATTCGGCAAGCGCGGCTCGACCTCACCATGGGCGAGCAGGGCGCGTACTCGGTCAAAGGCGGAAGCGTTCTCGATCCGAAATACGCCTCCGGGTACAAGAGCCAGCTCGAGACAACGACCGCGGGCATTATGGCCAACCTGTCGCCGGGTGCGCAAGCACGGCTCAAGCCCCACGCGGATAGAGAGCTGACGGGGCTGCAGTCTGACGTGCTCAGACACTCGATGACCGAGGCAGAGAAGTACCACACGATGGTGCGAGAAGGCTCGGCCGCCACGATACAGAATATCGGCATGGCGCAATGGGGCGATCCGATCGCGTTCCAAGCACAACTGGCGGAGCTCGATAAGATCGCGATGTCGGACGCCAGCAAGATGGGCCTCACCGGCGCCACTGAGGAGGAGAAGAACACCCTCACCGCGCTGCGCCAGAAGCGGATGTCCCCGATGTTTGTCGGCGGCATCACCGCGGCTCTGGACTCCAGAACCCCGGCCGGTGTTGCCCGCGCCGAGGAGCTGTTCAAACAAGGCGGGCTGGTGATCGATGCGAACGCCAGGCTCCAGCTGGGCGAGCATATCAGCAAGGCGAAGGATGGCCTGGCTGTCCAAGCATCCGCCGGCGGTATCGTGGCGCAGGTAGCCCAGAGCAACGCGCCGACCGAACGACTGAACGTCGCAGCAATGACCACGGCAGTGAACGTCACGGAGTCCGGGGCACCTGCTGGGAATCACTACACCAAAACTGGCGCCTTGATCCTCGGTCCAGTCATCCCGGACGGGATGCACAAGGGCGATCGCGCTGTCGGGAAGTTCCAGATCATGCCGAAGGTAGCGCCGCAAGACGCCAAAGAAGCCGGTTTAGCCTGGGACGAGAAGCTGTTCTACTCTGCGACGCCTGAAGGTGAAAAGTATCACGAAGCGCTGCAGAAGGCGCACGTCGCCCGGATCATGAAGAACGTGAGCACACCGGAGCAGTTTTTCGCCGCCTACGTGGGTGGGGAGAACGGGGTCGCCGCTGCCGTCAAGAAGTACGAGAAGTACGCCGCCTCTGGCCTCGAGAAGGCTGGCGTGCCGCCTCCGGTTCTGAACCCGGATGGTTCCCAGTACGTGCTCAACCCCGCGCGCCCGGTCAGCTTCATCGACTTCATGGCCAAGCCGGACATGGTGCGGGACTATGTGAAGAAAGCCTCGAAGACCTACGCGGCCCTGCCGGACGTGATACAACCCAGCAGCGCGGAGCTGCGCTCCCAGCTCGAGAAGCAACATCCAGGGCGTCCCGACCTTGTGGCCTCCGGGATGGCTATCGTGGAGAAGCGCCTCAAAGAAGCGGACGAACAAGTGAAGCAGGGTATCGACGTCGCTGTCGCGCAGGCGTATAAGTACATGGATATGAACCAAACCTTCGAGGATATCCCCCAGAGCCTGCTCGCGAAGCTCCCGGCTAAGGAGCAAGACACGCTCCGCAAGGCGATGATCGAACACCAGACTGGCACGCCACGCGACAGCAACCAGCAGGTGCTCGCCCTCCTGAATACCGATCCGCAGTACGCCGCCCGGATGCCCGCTGGGGAGTGGGCCAAGCTGCGCCCGCAGCTTTCCGAAACCGCGTGGAAGTTCCACGACAAGCAGCGCGCCGCGATACGGGATGGCGACACGAAGTCCGCAGAAGCGCTGAACTCCGGGGCCGTCAACACGGCGCTCAAGGGGGTCATGTTCAACCTCGGCTTTAACCCAAACCCGAGGAAGACCGACGCCGTCGAGATCGCCCGGTTCAACACCGCCCGGTCGCTTTTGGATCAAGCCGTTCTGGAAGAGCAAGCCCGGCTGAACCGGCAGCTGACGGATGTCGAAGTGATGAAGCTCCTCTCGGATAAATTGAAGACGCAAGAGGACATCAAGCACTTCTTCGCTGCTGACGAGAAAAAACCGGTTCTGACGATGGCCTACTCCGACATCCCGTCCAAGGTTCGCAACGAGATTTATGATGATCTCAAGAAGAAAACAGGCACCCCGCCAACAGATGCGCAGGTGCTCCTGACGTACAAGCAGTGGAAGACGCGAGTCGCCTCCGCACCCCCGAAGGCTGAAGAACGGTATATACCTGTTGTGAGCGCACTATAAATGGATGATCGTCAGATTCAGGCCGGCATAAGTGCCACCCTCTCGGAAGACGCGCAACTCAAGGCGGCGACCCTGCGGAACAACTTTGCAAGCGTCGCGGGCACCAGCCCGGATGACTTCGCGAAACAGAAGGCACTCTCCGAAGCCTCGGGGATTTCTCTACCCCACCTGCTCGCGAACCCAGACGTCGCGAGGACACAGAGCGCGCTGAAGGACACGGACTTTTCAGGGCTCGTGATGAAGTCCCCCAAGACGGCGGGCTTCTTGGAAAACCCGATACACGCGGGCATCTCCCGGGATGATACCGATAACCTGAGCGCAATGGAGCACGCTCCACTCACTCAACTATTTTGGTGGCTCGATGATCGCGGGCGGGCACGATCTGGTCGGTGCTGGAGCGAAGCTGCTGTCCGCGGTGCTCCCCACCACATCGGATCAAGACCTTGCGGTGCTCTACAAAAACGATCCGGTTGGCCTGCAGCGCATGCGCGACCAGTCCCTCGCCACGTTCTTGGATCGGTTTGCCCGGGGGCAGACTGCCCGCAGTGAGAAGACGATGGCGGGTGTCACGCCCCAAGCCAAAGCGCTATTCGGCGATCTCAAGTACGCGACCACTGACGCCAGCGAGGCGGCATACCTGTCGCCTGTTAAAGTTATTAGTGACGCGGTTCGCTCACTCCCCACTACAGGCGCCTTGCTTCTCACTGCCCTACTCACTCGTGGCGCGTCCTTAAAGGCGGAGCAGAGCGCGATCGCTGCGGGGATGACCGCTGCGGAGGCGCGCACCGCGGCGACTGAGGCGGCGGTGCAGATGGCGTCTAAGTTTGGTGCCGCGTCGGAAGGCACTATAGGCTACGCACAAAACGCGCTGCAGACCCAAAGCGAAAACGAAAAAATCCCTTTCAAAAAGCTCGA
This genomic window from Hyphomicrobiales bacterium contains:
- a CDS encoding LamG domain-containing protein codes for the protein MGLARFALANAGQPQYEAQLDRSNPLVSRLRYAQLGSSLRDAVSGRFGVDSGGSTKAVGLKGGTREFVPASNQYVNLGTKDICSGYPLTVASWIRWDDVSATGFVAYSLNDTNCSAILGALGGSGWAANASSAPGYLQKGAQATGLNHFVTIHRNGTWDIYINGVIQPNGGTVSAWGQPAAGNHSIGGRLGGASLRPMDGQVQDLQVYQGELTPTEVQSLYRNHWQIWQAPGPSFVFPLPAAVGGDLNVSGTLGTATAAGYLATVDRKLEFTTTLGTATADGATATVNRKLEFTTALGTATADGATATVRWSELGIPDERWAPRRRMGLPRQCRMVPT